The nucleotide sequence gagaagaaaattaaaatataaaattcataTCAAAATAACTCGACGTGCTACATTATGTATAAATCATTCTCTCAAAATAGAGAGCAAAATAAAATTGCTCTCACATGTAGAAAAAGTATATATTACAAATTTGCAACccattgagtttttttttttcccatctAATCCCATTGAGATCCATGTAATATTTCAACATATGATCTACTTTGAACACATTTAGTGTTGTTCACTTTTAATGTGCAGTTAACAGAGAGAGGAACTTTAGAGTGAGATTGGAAGGGACAAAGTAAAGCAAATTGCATCACACGGGTCTCTCTCTCAAACAAccatctctttgttttgtgatggAACTTTCACTCAGTATTtacaagagatttttcaatgtgatcggtATATGAGATGATATACCACGTATTACtatacaaatgatgagatatatgtgttaaaaagtaataacttaaaaaataaaatttcccaccacttacataaaaacccGTGATGTATCATCTGTGTTCCCGCCAATAAAACATTTCTCCAGTGTTTACTTTTATATTTGATGCTTTAAATTTGATTCACTCATGCCCGATCATATATTATTAAGTAATCTAGAgaaactatattttttttaaatcaaatttgcaaattaactGGTATGGTTgtaaatgattggattattaattaagtatcgattaacgtatttatttcttattggtgacacatcatttaatttgtaatttgattttaaaaaattaatctctCTATCATTACTCTATATTATTtgtacaaagaaaaacaaaatatgtcTTACATCATGTGGAATTCTAAGCTGCATTATACTCCAAGTAATTTCCAAAACCAGATTCACATTCAGTCAGCTTGACAATTTGTTTAGTCAAAGTTTGGCACCTATCTTATTTCACGTTTTGTCCATTCCTCCTGCTCCGGGTAAATAAGGGTTAATAGTGGACGTCTAGGACTGCCTCCTTCATGCATTTGAATgccattttttatataaataataaaactatTTAGACatctaaaattaaaaatgcTACAATATATATAACATTACTCTATGTTAGGACAGACGAAACAAGCATCTaatgattgtaaaaatcaaATCTAACAATTAAAACACTCGTAATACTAAACTCGGAAcgcataataaataaaaattccataaaaaaccagaaatataaaaagaaagccGAAAGATTGTCTGGTTGGAAGGACTTTGGGCGCACCAGTGGAGACTCGACAATATCATGCATTGCGCAGTTATCAACGTTGGCGTGCCCGCTGCACATCAAACAATATTAACCACATATTGTGATTCACACATGTGACCAGAGTTACTTTATTAAATGAGACATAAAACAAAGGTAGCAAAAAATcagtaaaactaaaaattattttGCTATATATTGTGTTAAAATTGGATTAATCTAGGTATTTTATAATAGTTGACTGCTTGGAAGTTGGAACAATTTTCTATTtggttggttttttattttatttgggaaGACTTTGGACGCGGTCCTTagctatgaatattctttgattgaaactttgttggtttttaattttttattgaggtccctgaaatcaatgtgataatttatttctatgtatgctactatattttttaaattaaaaattagaaattttagttgtttatataaataagattttaaataaaaaaaccataatttgtgggattaaaatataaatatactattgtgtgtgtgtgtataaacatgggtacattcaacaaaattaaccaaaaaaattattgtatcaaaacatgggtacattcttcaaaatcacaaaaaaaaaagaaaaaaaagatattagacttaataacattagtaaatttcttcgattaaacttaacatagatacattttaaaatcaaagaaaaaagaatgcatccatataagtttaaaaatggatttaaaaaattgaatagattatatataaaaaaatggtacattttacaaattggtatatttaagaatgggtacattttaagattaaaaagttttacatgaatcggtacatataattagtatgggtacatttagcaaaataaacagtataaataaaaaaaatatgggtacaaatacaaataaactttaaaaaaatatgggtacaaaaagaaattaatatctgggtacaaattaaaattgaaaagaaaattggtacaaattaaaaaagaattacaaattaaaaatgggtacaaactaaaactaaaaacatatgataaaaaatttagtcatacatataaatatactaattgtaacatttttaacattaaatgaatatacttagaaataaaaaatattttattattgaaataattaatgatgttattaatacccaaggaccttcataaaaaattaaaaagaaatatgattttaatcaatgaaatagTAAAAtgaaggatgaaaacctaatttctccattTGTTAGTAAATATAATTCGTAAGAAATGACTAGAAAATAGATAGTTTCAACCATTAAATTATACATAATGATGAGAACGATATGAAACAAAGTAGAAGAGAGAAAGCTAGCAAAGTCCTGGAAACTGTATCACTGTATGAAGCTTACATATGTTGACCCAAAGAGAAGAAGTCGATACGTGAAGTTTGACAAACCTTACTAAGTCAGTAGTTCCATTTTATAGTTTTAAGGTTATATAAAATAGGTAGGTTAGGTAATGGAATTCTCCTTTGCACGCGTTTTCACACAAGTGAATGGTTGAGATTAATTTAGTTAAATCtcagagatttttttttttttttttttgtcctacAGGAGAGCAAAGCCCGGTTATTTTATGTATTGTCCAAAATTTGGGTTGGTAAGGTTGGTCCAACTCAGCTTAACCTTATACTGCATACGTAGAATGGATACAAGTGATATGCGTACGAAGCAATATGCAACGCCACATTACACTAAAACGATGTGGTTTGCATATGATGCAATCTTATTTGCAGAAGCAAAACCGAACCACGATGTAAGTTTGTGATACAGGCTCTAGCTGTTAAGGGTCCTTCACAGCATTCTTTGGCAGATTATCAACAACAGACAGTACACTTTCGGAAGCAATTACTGTCATGCATCTATAGTTCATCACAAGTAAGATAACATGTATTCGTTGTTTATGTTACCTAAtcaacattctcagaaatgaaaCTCACGGAAAGCCATAAGAATGATTTTTTGAAGGTATAGGTATAGGATCTTTGAAACTTAAcgtgaacttggaaatgattcCGTGGTCTACGACCCCATCATCTTCATCAAGGCTGTTCGATACTTCACCTGCAATTGAAGTTCACAAAGACATGCAAACTTATCTACAAGTGTGCAAGCATGCATTAAAACAAGTAAAGATCGTGTTGTAAGACCTAGCGAGGGTTAGGAGTGGAGACGTAGATATGATATCAAGAACATTATGGCCTTCGTTGGTGACTAGTGGGAGGTCACCCCCATTAGGACCTGCCAGCCCAACTGGTGGTCTTCTCCATAGAAGCGAAATATCATTAGGCAAGACAACTGTTTCAGTAATATCAGTTAATTATTTATCAGTCCCTTACGTCTCATGAACGATTTTTAACTGTTTCttatcaaaaaacaaaaaggtggTTTACGGAAAGAAACTAGTGACATATGCTTACTTTCTTCTGATGAACGAAATGATAACGTAGACTGACGATATACAGAAGAGCGACTTATTGGTCTTAGAGAGACCATTTCCTCTCAGACCAAACCATTGGCATATATGTGGAACCTATGCCCATTTGGTATTGTTGGGCTTTGGGAAAATGAATAATGAGAGTCCAAGATCAGTCCAAGAGACTAAACCATAAGCTCGAGATGAAAAAAGAAAGTTAGCTTAGCCTTTTCGAGGataaaaatttatatgaaatgagttcattttaatcatgatattttgttataataaaaaatgttatGGGTAAGTTTCTCGACACAAATCAGTCAAAGGACCAACTGCAACGGTAGACAattcttttcttcaattttttttattttgcttttcCCTTTGATATTCACATGGAGGAGGTCATCAATTTGGATCAAAAAAAGAGTGACCAAATGATTGTAAGAATCAGGTTCCTTTTAGCTCCCAACGACAATTAATTAAATCGTACTTCCTAAAGTGCACAATGGACGCATGCATCATCATACTATAGTATGGCTACCATAAGGGATTTGGATTATAGAAATATAAGTGAAAGATTCACAAATCGAACTGGttacaaattttataaaaaattgaaaacgagAGACACTCATAAATAGAATCCGCTACgctttcaataaaaaatagaacTAACTACAAATGCTTCATTGTCAATTTAATATACCTTTAGTGTTACACTCATACAATGTAGTACGTGTTTTATTTGTGTTATTAAACTGAGGCATCACTTCAATAATGTACCCAAAATATCTGAGTTATCTGATTCCAAACAATAGAAGGTGCACCGAAATTCGGCCTTTTTGTGGTATTCACATGCGCACTCATCAATGGTGTACTCAATACACCACCGTCTCACAAGACCCCCACCCACGAGACAAACAGAACACCCAAAGGGCCAATAAaaccttctttcttctctatctGTCTATTTCTTCGGCAGAGGATATCACGGGTGATCTTAAAaaattgggaactttaacgaaaaacacctggtactgttcactttaacgaaaaattacatttttacactaaaaagtcaatcttggtattattcactttaccctttattttgtccttatcattaaaactcaaagttttcaagccattttcattagttttccttaaaaaattagAACGTTTGTCAAACTTGACaatcccccaaaaaaaaaaacaaaggggcCAAGACAAGAAAGAATGTTGATCGACATAAACTTTTTAGTATGCCGAGAACACTGATTAATATAttaagtgtcataatataagtggttttttgttgttgttgtaatatcTAACCACTTCTATTATGACATTTAATGTATCGACCTGTGTTTCTGGCAtaatgaaaaatctctcgttgaCTTGAACGAACATCAAACCAACACCATTCCCttcttgtttacaaggcaatgAACTACTGTAAATATTTCCCAAGCAGATAGCCAGAAAATGTGGAGCTTGATTCACATTTCCCTTTGGTGGAATGGTTGATTGTGTGCTTGGAGGATCACAACTCATTACTGGTACTTGTTTTTAGAAAAGCTAATTTTGCAGCTGATGTTCTTGCTAGTTTCAGAAGTACACAAATTTTGGTTGTATTTGGTTGTTTGTTAATCACTATCGTGCAAGACATCCATTGCTTGTGGATTATGTTAGCAATGGTCGTCCTAGCCACTTTACATTTCTTACGTGTGACAAATTTCAAACTTGATAcgtaaataattttaaatttgacaCGTGAACGATTTTAATTGAACAACAAAAAACACATGTGAAAAGTAATAAAGAATAGTATCAACAATGCTAAACTGTTAGAATGTGACTCAGTCCAAAAATCATACAAGAAGAAATTATGTACAAAAAAACCatacaatacaaacaaaacaaaacgttCATATTTCTCAAAGAGTCCAAAGATTTTCAGACCGTAGCTTTTTTTCCCCTTTGCATAAACAAACGTTCAAATGCACAGTATCCAAGAAAGTGTACACGGATTCTCGGTGCTCCAGCTTCCAGCTATTCATaccctgtctctctctctctctctctctctgtctgtctccctctctcccccTCTTCCCCCTCTTCTCTTGTCTTGTGTGTACCCTCTAATTTCTTGCACACACACAGAGAAGCCAAAGTGCACGAAAAAATATCCCTTTTGCACCGAAAAGCAGTCAGCTTTCTCGGCCAGCTCACTTCTTATCTCGACCCTTCACACCAATTGTCACATTGTAGAAAAAGGATCTCTGgttttctgcttcttcttccctcTGCAGCTCTGCTTCTTTCCACATTCTGCAAATGCTCCATGAAATAAGCTTGCTTTGAGAAATAGAGGACATGAGTTGCTAAGCACTTGTGCCCAAAAGCCGATTTTGGTCATCTggggaagtgtttttttttcttctaggatTTTGCTCTTGTTGCTGCTTTAGGTCTAAAATGGGAAGCTTCCATGGCGTGCTTTTGATGGGGGTGCTTTTTTTGGGGATGCTTAGGACTTCTTTTTGTCAAGACGAAGATTCTGATAACTTCGCGGCTGTGTATATCGTTACTCTCAGAGAAGCTCCGGCCGTTCACTACGATGCAGAGTTGAGAAGGAGCAGCAAAAATGGTGTTAGACCTGGCGGTGCTTCTGAGAGGTTGAACATTCACAAACCAAGGTAACCATTTTTATCCTTCATTTACCAATATTTTCTTACTCTCTAAAACTAGTTTGCTTTTTCACCTTGAATTGGCTTTTCAATTGTGATTTAGTACAGCTTAAAGTtgtgaatttttgttttctgatGGCTAATTATGCACCTTTGAAATCAAGATGAATGCTCAAATCAAATGTGGAGAAACCAATTTGCTTGGATGTTTTTTGCTCATGGGGTCCTATGTTGTTGTTCCCTTTTCCATATATCGTCTGTACGAATTGTTTCCTATAAAAATGTGGAAACTTGcacatataatgttgtccaTTTCCCCCTTTACCTTGCTAAAGAATTGAGTAAATTTTCCTCTATGGGGCAGTAATTAAGTTGTTCACCATGTCAAAAAGTTATTTATTCATTCTTAATGAGTATCCGACATTCCTATGATGTTTTgtgctttctttttctttcccctcCAAACTTATCCCTGATTGTTCCGTTTTATCTTACATTAGTTGACATGTATTGTTAGGACCTTGAGCATGATTGATGATGCTTTTAATGTCTTCCCTTTAGGTTTAGAAATATTTCGAGAAGGGATGGTAGGTATAGCTCTTATATCGCTCGAACTCATGATTCATTATTGAGGAGGGTGTTGAGAGGGGAGAAATATCTGAAGCTATACAGCTACCACTACTTGATAAACGGATTTGCTGTGTTTGTTACCCAAGATCAGGTATGGATTAttcatttttatataaaaatccATAAAAGGATGCGATATATGTTTAGATAATTATATTTGTTAATTTCAATTGTCAAATACATTTGAGTAAATTGGAACATTGTGTGTCCTGTATTGCTGCATCTTGTGTCCtcttgaaattatttttttgatcAAGTACCTAATTTGGTGGCATTTCTGAATTTTGGAGGTTGATAAGCTTTCAAGGAGGAGAGAAGTAGCAAATGTGGTTTTGGACTTTTCTGTTAGAACTGCAACCACCCATACTCCTCAGTTCTTGGGTTTACCACAAGGAGCATGGGTTCAAGGAGGGGGATATGAATCAGCTGGAGAAGGGGTCGTTATTGGGTTTATCGATACCGGCATTGATCCAACTCACATTAGTTTTGATGACCATGCATCTGAACGTCCATATCCGGTTCCTGCCCGTTTCTGTGGCATCTGCGAGGTTACTCCCGATTTCCCATCTGGGTCCTGCAATAGGAAGCTTATTGCAGCCCGCCATTTTGCATCATCCGCTATAACCAGAGGTGTTTTCAATTCATCTAAGGACTACGCTTCTCCATTTGACGGTGATGGTCATGGCACGTGAGTTTCTAACTTGCCCCAGAGAAACTGCTCCATTGTTTCTTTTGCATCTGTGTTATTTTCTCTCAAATTGAAGTTTGTTACATTAATGCTTTCATATAAAGAGTCAAAGACATATGAAGTTTGTTACattaatactttttttttttttttaactcttcccttgtatatttttctcttttatttttctttgtgttATTTGAGGTCCTTCATGCTTTACACCGATATTCATTTTGGAggttatatgtgtgtgtgcaacTGTAATAGCTTTCTGTGTTTTCATTGCAATGAAATATATTTTAGTTCTTAATTAATCATATTTCACACATGCAcctaaattatgaaatttatttcgacattaaagaaaaatttaaaaaaactaCTAACCCATCAAGTTGATGTAAACATGACATGGTCGTATGACCTCTCAAATTACATTCTGAGAAAATCCTATTTAGCTCTTTTAATGATATTTAAAGCACAATAAAGTATCTTTTTAAATTCTTTGAAAAGATGATGTAGTTATGTCTGCTTTCTTGTGCTTAACAATCATTTCAAAAGGTAGTTGAAGGATCTCATTTTAATTTACAGGCACACCGCTTCCATTGCTGCAGGAAACCATGGAATCCCAGTGGTTGTAGCTGGGCATAGTTTCGGAAATGCAAGTGGGATGGCTCCTCATGCACAGTAACAACTCTAGATCCTAGTATCACTTTGTTTATTGATATTGTGCTTAAACTACTGTTATAAAAAGGAGGTCTATTGAACGGCAATTTTCTTTGAACATGCGACAAACAAAATTAACCTAGATCTGAGAATTGTTTAATCACCAAATACATTCTTGAACTGTACACAAACTTCACTGTGATGTTACACCAGCTAATGATAGGAATTTAAGAGGGACATTAAACAGCTAATTCCatacttacaatttgttgtttGGGATTTCTTGGGGATAGAAGATTCACTAGTTCTCAATAGATTTCATACAGCTCATTTCAGCCGAGATATAAGGCAGATTCTCAGTAGACTCCTTTCTGACATGGTACTCAGATTTCCTATTCTCCTCTAAAACGTCATCTTTTATCTTCAGGGGACCTCTTCCACTGAGACTCGGAAACAACTTTTTATAatttacaactaaaacaaaactcTGTCTATTAATTTGTACGCTTTGCAGTAACAAACATCCTACATCTTGTTCCTTCCTCTTTAAGAACTTAAgaaatctttataaaaaaagaaCCTAAGAAATCAATATTTGATGCCCAAGAGAATTCATTTCTTTCCAGTGCATAAACAATTGGGAATGTTTTATGTTCTTATGTTGTAACTACATGTCTATCCATTCCAGCATTGCTGTTTACAAGGCATTGTACAAAGGTTTTGGAGGCTTTGCGGCTGATGTTGTTGCTGCCATAGATCAGGTACATACCAATTTGGTCTATGTCTGGGAAGTGAAACTATTTTTTGCTGATGAGTCTCCATTGGGGTTTCAAACTTATAAGAAATcagttatctatatttcttgctCTATATAGATTCTTTGCCATTTTAACATCTATAATTTTAACATATTTATGCATTCCAGGCTGCTCAGGACGGGGTTGACATAATAAGCTTATCAATCACTCCCAACCGGCGTCCTCCCGGAGTTGCAACATTTTTCAATCCAATAGACATGGCATTACTATCAGCTGTAAAGGCTGGTATATTTGTTGTCCAAGCAGCAGGAAATACCGGACCATCACCAAAGAGCATGTCTTCCTTTAGTCCATGGATATTCACTGTTGGTTCTGCCTCTCACGACAGAAACTACAGCAATTCTATAATGCTTGGCAACAATGTCACCATTACTGGAGTTGGACTTGCACGTAAGTTTTTCTCCTAAATTTTATTGATCCTTCGCTTTAATTTTGTCACACAGGATAATCTTAACAACTATTCCTGTCTTGATTCTTTACGCTTTAGGTTAAATATTAACTTTTGAAGTTATGCAGTTACAAACTGGATCACTAATTTTTAGTGAAACAAGGAGCATTATAGTTTATAAGCTACCCAAATCCACATTTGATCTTATATGGAATGCTACTTTGATATCCAGTATGGTAGTCCAGTAACTTTCACTAGAGAATTGTGAAAAGAGATCTACATTCATTTGTGATAAAGaggaattttaatatttaaagttATCTATGTTCACACGGTTTCTACATTGCCCAACCTTGAGTTCCTTTTTCCATTAGTGATACATTTTACATACTTATTTCTGATTACTTCTGTTTCTGTTACAGCGGGAACAGATACAATGTACACAATGATCTCTGCCACACATGCTTTGAACAATGGCACACCAGTGTCAGATGATATGTATGTGGGTGAATGCCAAGACCCGAGCAACTTTAATCAGGATTTGATCCGGGGAAACCTCTTGATCTGTAGCTACTCAATTCGATTTGTGCTAGGAGTCTCCACCATCAATAAATCCTTAGAAACAGCCAAAAACCTAAGTGCAGTTGGTGTTGTGTTCACCATGGATGCTTTTGTAATCGGTTTTCAGCTTAACCCAACTCCAATGAAAATACCTGGCATCATAATTCCATCCCCAGAAGATTCCAAGGTGTGCAAATTTCTGAATACGAGTCCAGATTCAAAATCTGTCTCTCTCATATATTAACAAGGCTCTATGATATATTTGGCAGGTTCTAATGAAATACTACAATCTTTCCTTGGAGAGAGATATTGTGACAAAGAGAATTACCAAATTTGGGGCACTCGCAACCATTTGTGGAGGTTTGAAAGCAAATTACAGTAGTTCTGCGCCAAAGATCATGTATTACTCTGCTAGAGGTCCAGATCCGGAAGACAATTTTCTTGATGATGCAGACATAATGAAACCCAACTTGGTAGCTCCTGGAAATTCTATATGGGCTGCTTGGAGTTCTGTTGGGCAAGACTCGATTGAATTTCAAGGTGAGAACTTTGACATAGTAATATAATTCAAACTATAACTGCTTTGTttactgaaaaaaaatatataactaCTT is from Malus sylvestris chromosome 5, drMalSylv7.2, whole genome shotgun sequence and encodes:
- the LOC126621070 gene encoding subtilisin-like protease SBT2.2 — protein: MGSFHGVLLMGVLFLGMLRTSFCQDEDSDNFAAVYIVTLREAPAVHYDAELRRSSKNGVRPGGASERLNIHKPRFRNISRRDGRYSSYIARTHDSLLRRVLRGEKYLKLYSYHYLINGFAVFVTQDQVDKLSRRREVANVVLDFSVRTATTHTPQFLGLPQGAWVQGGGYESAGEGVVIGFIDTGIDPTHISFDDHASERPYPVPARFCGICEVTPDFPSGSCNRKLIAARHFASSAITRGVFNSSKDYASPFDGDGHGTHTASIAAGNHGIPVVVAGHSFGNASGMAPHAHIAVYKALYKGFGGFAADVVAAIDQAAQDGVDIISLSITPNRRPPGVATFFNPIDMALLSAVKAGIFVVQAAGNTGPSPKSMSSFSPWIFTVGSASHDRNYSNSIMLGNNVTITGVGLAPGTDTMYTMISATHALNNGTPVSDDMYVGECQDPSNFNQDLIRGNLLICSYSIRFVLGVSTINKSLETAKNLSAVGVVFTMDAFVIGFQLNPTPMKIPGIIIPSPEDSKVLMKYYNLSLERDIVTKRITKFGALATICGGLKANYSSSAPKIMYYSARGPDPEDNFLDDADIMKPNLVAPGNSIWAAWSSVGQDSIEFQGENFAIMSGTSMAAPHIAGLAALVRQKFPNFSPSAIASALSTTASLYDKNGGPIMAQRAYAFPDQNQSPATPFDMGSGFVNATAALNPGLIFDASYDNYMSFLCGINGSAPVVLNYTGESCWAYNSTISGGDLNLPSITIAKLNQSRTVLRTVRNIAENETYTVGWSAPFGVSLKVSPLNFSIAGGETQILSVFVNATGNSTTASYGSVGLLGNLGHVINIPLSVIVKITYNTTANG